In Raphanus sativus cultivar WK10039 chromosome 5, ASM80110v3, whole genome shotgun sequence, the following proteins share a genomic window:
- the LOC108862594 gene encoding F-box/kelch-repeat protein At3g23880, with the protein MLMEEPITQSFFSLPNLPPEMMEEILLRLPVKSLKRFKCVCLSWRSLISESLFTLKHALMLEASKATTYKKSPYGVITTSRYHLKSCCVHSLYNEPMANVFEHDGELLGRDYYQVVGTCNGLVCFHVDYNKSFYLWNPTIKVQQRLPGSDLETGDEVVVNYGFGYDESEDDYKIVALLQQRHELKTEAMIYSTRQKLWRRRSSSNTCFPSGVVLANKSRSGIYINGTLNWAATNSSSSSSSVSTIISYDMSRDVFKELLGPGCCKRGCFTLTLGDLRGCLSMVCYCKGANADVWVMKEFGERDSWSKLLSIPGLTEFVRPLWISRGLVVLLEFRSGLALYNCSTGKFQYPVSDSLSGCRDAKVYVKTLVSPNDL; encoded by the coding sequence ATGCTCATGGAGGAACCCATCACACAGAGCTTCTTCTCTCTCCCTAATCTTCCTCCTGAAATGATGGAAGAGATTCTCTTGAGACTACCGGTAAAGTCACTGAAGCGATTCAAATGCGTTTGCCTCTCGTGGAGATCTTTGATCTCAGAGTCTCTGTTTACTCTAAAACACGCTTTGATGTTGGAGGCGTCCAAGGCAACCACTTATAAGAAGAGTCCATACGGAGTCATCACAACGTCTCGGTACCATCTCAAGTCTTGCTGCGTCCACTCTCTGTATAATGAGCCAATGGCCAACGTCTTTGAGCACGATGGTGAGCTTTTAGGCAGGGATTACTACCAAGTCGTGGGGACCTGCAATGGGTTGGTCTGTTTCCATGTAGATTACAACAAAAGCTTCTACTTGTGGAACCCGACCATCAAGGTTCAACAAAGATTGCCTGGTTCGGATCTTGAAACGGGAGATGAGGTTGTTGTAAACTATGGGTTTGGTTATGATGAATCTGAAGATGACTATAAGATAGTTGCATTGTTGCAGCAAAGACACGAACTGAAGACAGAGGCAATGATCTACTCAACGAGACAAAAgctatggagaagaagaagcagcagcAACACTTGCTTTCCATCTGGAGTTGTTCTTGCTAACAAGTCAAGATCCGGCATCTACATCAATGGAACACTAAACTGGGCAGCCACTAActcctcctcatcatcatcatcagtttcTACCATCATATCATACGATATGTCACGAGATGTGTTCAAGGAGCTTCTTGGACCAGGTTGCTGCAAGAGAGGATGTTTTACATTGACGCTTGGAGATTTGAGAGGATGTCTTTCCATGGTGTGTTATTGCAAAGGAGCAAATGCAGATGTTTGGGTGATGAAGGAGTTTGGAGAAAGAGATTCTTGGTCTAAACTCTTGAGCATTCCCGGTTTGACCGAGTTTGTTAGACCGCTTTGGATCTCTAGAGGTTTGGTGGTTTTGCTGGAGTTTAGATCCGGTTTAGCTCTCTACAACTGTTCCACTGGAAAGTTTCAGTACCCAGTTTCAGACAGCTTGAGTGGTTGTCGGGACGCTAAAGTCTATGTCAAGACATTGGTTTCTCCGAATGACCTTTAA
- the LOC108857772 gene encoding protein ECERIFERUM 26-like, whose amino-acid sequence MSQLQEEGSGPVHGFLLSTVSSTQPTETGTTHERTGLDLAMKLHYVKAVCIYSAEAARELTVMHVKGPFFPIFNQIPWISGRLSRHDSGRPFIKCNDCGTRFVESQCDLTEEEWLRVSDRSVDESLVYHQPVGPELAYSPLIYIQMTRFKCGGLALGFSWAHIIGDALSVSHFLNLWARALAGEEVYCPKTTDSERGLPNPNPTGKEPGSIKRVDPVGDLWVAPSDSKMTTHSFNVTVKNIKTNFGANGNEFEILSGIIWRCIAQARGGGGSEPVTITIIRSDPNGLKPRAVRNSQMISSVHVDFSVAEAKLEEIVKSIGKATDERSEIDEIGESDDFIVYGAKLTFVDLSEVDFYEAKIKETSPVSVYCNVQGIGDEGAVVVLPAAVEEERVVTVTLPEDEMEKVKWELKKCGLIKTLINGE is encoded by the exons ATGTCTCAACTTCAAGAAGAGGGAAGCGGTCCAGTTCATGGCTTCTTGTTGTCAACCGTGAGTTCAACCCAACCGACTGAAACGGGTACAACCCACGAACGTACCGGTTTAGACCTAGCCATGAAACTCCACTACGTAAAGGCGGTTTGTATTTACTCGGCCGAGGCGGCACGTGAATTAACTGTGATGCACGTGAAAGGACCCTTTTTCCCAATATTCAACCAAATTCCATGGATCAGTGGCAGGTTAAGCCGGCACGACTCGGGACGCCCGTTCATAAAGTGTAACGATTGTGGCACGCGTTTTGTTGAAAGTCAGTGTGATCTCACAGAGGAGGAGTGGCTACGTGTATCGGACAGGTCCGTTGATGAGTCTTTGGTTTATCATCAACCAGTTGGACCGGAGTTGGCATACTCTCCTTTGATCTATATTCAG ATGACCCGGTTTAAGTGCGGTGGATTAGCTTTGGGCTTTAGCTGGGCGCATATCATAGGAGATGCACTATCTGTTTCTCACTTTTTAAACTTATGGGCTCGGGCCTTAGCTGGTGAAGAGGTCTACTGCCCCAAAACCACAGACTCGGAAAGAGGTTTACCAAACCCGAATCCCACAGGCAAAGAACCGGGTTCCATCAAACGGGTTGACCCTGTTGGAGACCTTTGGGTCGCTCCGAGTGATAGCAAAATGACAACACACTCCTTCAATGTAACGGTCAAGAATATAAAAACAAACTTTGGGGCGAACGGAAATGAATTCGAGATTCTCAGTGGGATCATATGGAGATGCATCGCGCAGgcgagaggaggaggaggatcagAGCCGGTTACGATCACGATCATCAGATCGGATCCGAACGGACTGAAACCAAGAGCGGTGAGAAACAGTCAGATGATTAGCTCCGTTCACGTTGATTTTTCAGTGGCGGAAGCGAAGTTGGAGGAGATTGTTAAATCTATTGGAAAAGCGACCGATGAGAGGTCCGAGATCGATGAGATTGGAGAGAGCGATGATTTCATTGTATATGGTGCGAAGTTGACGTTTGTGGATCTAAGCGAAGTTGATTTCTACGAGGCGAAAATAAAGGAGACGTCGCCGGTGTCGGTGTACTGTAATGTTCAGGGGATAGGAGATGAGGGAGCGGTGGTGGTTTTGCCGGCGGCTGTGGAGGAGGAGAGGGTTGTGACGGTGACGTTGCCGGAGGATGAGATGGAGAAGGTTAAATGGGAACTTAAGAAGTGTGGCTTAATCAAGACGTTAATTAACGGAGAATGA
- the LOC130494844 gene encoding LOW QUALITY PROTEIN: uncharacterized protein LOC130494844 (The sequence of the model RefSeq protein was modified relative to this genomic sequence to represent the inferred CDS: deleted 2 bases in 1 codon; substituted 1 base at 1 genomic stop codon) yields the protein MGSTGEGDLESLKKLCEDVTGKLGPRGMETLRSLMENFNNKKTEHTEFRNSIELLFENHAKTQHQHVEDGEIREHHVFSVSPKVDDSLKEYPIHHGNLKTGAHVGTRSKLDESSENYFIHHGDLKIRADVGVRVKVDEKPNKEDVSEDRESEKYVTNVILKMNHEENNGSNLHSVKQIRRSLMKKRRRYMRLNRGTPNYKLIPEEEQYPVKNKVLNNKVSLVKFYAFKNKKLTKYEKAMASCEEEMIEADRLMECMRSAVENAEKVIKGEMRVKDLGVMFYNCIKELCHGDVFERMRQDYRKALPEILPRLKQELNKLTVARAKKKSCLKQVMEDNTAKQRDSTAQGQGEKQHTFVSDFIYPLHKLTEKILKEAYAQQKEVEDEENAPDSWAMSAFFKQPLYELEDVIDDDEIQSQLDYHEDMTCSQNEEKLLLDAFFHEDGASIAKRLSDAITCSLEEENHIAATGSACVSETDYYRKLGEFMSLYTQGKMPKALYHLARLENWESLLKLTQPESWSPNAMYKATNMFTFPYVRCVFFLFLFSFSFCDFSVNQLAYFCXSGTCTISEAVIIGSIIHKFSIPESFSSAALVCLAEMEFLGTRSYFMKTILEKKYALAHLAIDAVAAHFLRFRKETKVMPVIWHQTLLAFVQRYKNELRKEDKKSLTSLLEKQNHELITPEIVRELVSSRNRGEMEDNSHSASTINNKPIKEDWFDMPQVPMEED from the exons ATGGGGTCCACGGGTGAGGGTGACCTTGAGTCACTCAAAAAGTTATGTGAGGATGTCACAGGAAAACTTGGTCCCCGGGGAATGGAAACGTTACGTTCCTTGAtggaaaattttaataacaagAAAACCGAACATACCGAGTTCCGTAACTCTATTGAACTTTTGTTCGAGAATCATGCAAAGACACAACACCAGCATGTTGAAGACGGTGAAATCCGAGAACACCATGTTTTTTCTGTTAGCCCTAAAGTAGATGACAGCTTAAAAGAGTATCCTATTCATCATGGTAATCTAAAGACAGGAGCCCATGTTGGAACTAGGTCTAAATTAGATGAGAGctctgaaaattattttattcatcATGGTGACCTAAAGATTAGAGCCGATGTTGGAGTTAGGGTTAAGGTAGATGAAAAGCCTAATAAAGAAGACGTTTCTGAGGACCGAGAGTCTGAGAAATACGTTACCAATGTGATCTTAAAGATGAACCACGAGGAAAATAATGGAAGCAACTTGCACTCTGTTAAACAGATTAGGAGGAGTCTGATGAAGAAACGTAGAAGGTATATGCGGTTAAACAGAGGGACACCGAACTATAAGCTTATCCCCGAGGAAGAACAGTATCCTGTCAAGAACAAAGTACTGAACAACAAAGTCTCTCTGGTGAAATTTTATGCGTTCAAAAATAAGAAGCTAACAAAGTACGAAAAAGCAATGGCTAGTTGCGAAGAAGAGATGATTGAGGCTGATAGGTTGATGGAATGTATGAGAAGTGCAGTGGAGAACGCGGAGAAAGTTATAAAGGGAGAGATGAGAGTGAAAGACCTTGGAGTAATGTTCTACAATTGCATCAAAGAGCTGTGTCATGGTGATGTGTTTGAACGTATGAGACAAGACTACAGGAAGGCTTTACCTGAGATCTTACCCCGGTTGAAGCAGGAACTGAATAAGCTCACAGTTGCTCgagcaaaaaaaaagtcttgCTTGAAGCAAGTCATGGAAGACAACACTGCAAAGCAAAGAGATTCCACTGCACAAGGTCAAGGTGAGAAACAACACACATTTGTATCAGATTTCATATATCCACTACACAAG cTAACCGAGAAGATCCTGAAGGAAGCGTATGCGCAGCAAAAGGAAGTTGAGGATGAAGAAAACGCCCCC GACTCATGGGCCATGAGCGCCTTCTTCAAGCAACCTTTGTATGAGTTGGAAGATGttattgatgatgatgagatcCAGAGCCAACTTGATTACCAT GAGGATATGACCTGTAGCCAAAACGAAGAGAAGTTATTATTAGATGCCTTCTTTCACGAGGATGGGGCTTCAATAGCAAAACGTCTCTCTGATGCTATTACTTGTTCGCTTGAGGAAGAAAACCATATTGCTGCTACAG GCTCAGCTTGTGTTTCAGAAACTGACTACTATAGAAA GCTGGGAGAGTTTATGAGTCTATACACACAGGGTAAAATGCCGAAAGCTCTTTACCATCTTGCTAGACTTGAAAATTGGGAAAGTTTATTAAAGTTGACTCAACCAGAGAGTTGGTCCCCAAATGCAATGTACAAGGCTACCAACATGTTTACCTTCCCCTATGTAAGgtgtgtgttttttctttttcttttctccttCTCCTTTTGTGACTTTTCTGTAAATCAACTTGCATATTTTTGTTAGTCTGGAACATGCACTATCTCCGAAGCTGTAATTATAGGGAGTATAATACACAAGTTTTCTATTCCTGAAAGTTTTTCAAG TGCCGCCTTGGTATGTTTGGCGGAGATGGAGTTTCTTGGCACAAGAAG TTACTTCATGAAAACTATCCTAGAGAAGAAATATGCGCTGGCTCATCTGGCCATTGATGCGGTCGCTGCTCACTTCTTGAGGTTTCGTAAGGAGACAAAAGTTATGCCGGTCATTTGGCACCAAACTCTTCTCGCCTTTGTGCAACG GTACAAGAACGAACTAAGAAAGGAAGATAAAAAGAGTCTCACAAGTCTACTCGAGAAGCAAAATCACGAGCTA
- the LOC108862595 gene encoding probable magnesium transporter NIPA1, with protein sequence MDQMSSDNINGLVLAVSSSIFIGSSFIIKKKGLKKAGESGVRAGEGGHGYLYEPWWWAGMITMIVGEVANFAAYAFAPAILVTPLGALSIIFSAVLAHFILQEKLHMFGVLGCVLCVVGSTTIVLHAPHEQEIKSVKQVWKLAIEPGFLVYSAVILIAVLVLIFYYEPRYGKTHLIVYVGICSLMGSLTVMSVKAVAIAIKLTFSEMNQFKYFQTWIFIIVVTVCCILQINYLNKALDTFNTAVISPVYFVMFTTFTIIASMIMFKDWASQSGLKIATELCGFVTILSGTFLLHKTKDMGNSASGRGAPSTPRDNPVFTSSGSGLSSSSEKVSS encoded by the exons ATGGATCAGATGTCATCTGATAACATTAATGGACTCGTATTAGCAGTCTCCTCAAGTATCTTTATTGGCTCTAGCTTCATCATCAAGAAAAAAGGTCTCAAGAAGGCCGGTGAATCCGGTGTCCGAGCAG GTGAAGGAGGACATGGATACTTATATGAACCATGGTGGTGGGCTGGAATGATTACAA TGATTGTTGGGGAAGTAGCCAATTTTGCAGCGTATGCATTTGCACCAGCTATTCTAGTCACACCTTTGGGAGCTCTAAGTATTATTTTCAG CGCAGTGCTAGCTCATTTCATTTTGCAAGAGAAACTTCATATGTTCGGAGTGCTTGGTTGCGTTCTCTGTGTGGTCGGGTCCACAACGATAGTCTTACACGCCCCGCACGAGCAGGAAATAAAATCAGTCAAGCAAGTTTGGAAGCTTGCTATTGAACCTG GCTTTCTAGTGTACTCTGCTGTGATATTGATTGCGGTGCTTGTACTCATCTTCTACTATGAACCTCGCTATGGAAAGACTCATTTGATAGTATATGTTGGAATCTGCTCTTTAATGGGTTCTCTTACT GTTATGAGTGTGAAAGCTGTGGCCATCGCCATAAAGCTGACATTTTCAGAGATGAATCAGTTCAAATACTTCCAAACTTGGATTTTTATTATAGTAGTCACGGTTTGTTGCATTTTGCAAATCAATTACTTGAACAAG GCATTGGATACGTTCAACACAGCGGTTATTTCTCCGGTTTACTTCGTTATGTTCACAACTTTCACCATCATAGCTAGTATGATCATGTTCAAG GATTGGGCTTCGCAGAGCGGGTTAAAGATAGCGACAGAACTGTGCGGTTTTGTCACCATTTTGTCAGGAACGTTTCTGCTTCATAAGACTAAAGATATGGGAAACAGTGCAAGTGGTCGTGGAGCTCCCTCTACGCCTAGAGACAATCCTGTCTTCACCAGTTCAGGATCTGGTCTGAGCTCCAGCTCCGAAAAAGTATCCTcctga
- the LOC108860725 gene encoding putative cysteine-rich repeat secretory protein 35 has product MIFSYSLRKQIWFPIVAMQFLIIHSVLSLNITNDYLSHKCFLNQGKYNSGSGYEDILNILFGRVRTGDYDITGFRYTSKKTSPLDSASVMLQCRGDSYGSKCRTCADIAVTGFLKRCPKNKGGIIWYEQCFLYVTAFGDSIRIKTNYKNIFSMYNPNNVRGDGKLFAKRTVDFFSELTLKVEKSAKYNRVIFYAAGEKKLGKNTLYAMVQCVELTLDCKTCLAWSITKIFMNSDIKQGGRVFGMNCEIRYELYPFFRS; this is encoded by the exons atgatattttcatATTCTCTACGCAAACAAATTTGGTTTCCTATTGTGGCCATGCAATTCCTCATCATACATAGTGTATTGTCACTAAACATTACCAATGACTATCTCAGCCACAAATGTTTCCTTAATCAAGGAAAATATAACTCTGGAAGTGGTTATGAGGACATCCTCAACATTCTCTTCGGTAGAGTTCGTACTGGTGATTATGATATAACCGGTTTCAGATACACAAGTAAGAAAACATCTCCTCTTGATTCTGCTTCCGTGATGCTCCAGTGTCGTGGTGACTCTTATGGGTCTAAATGCCGTACATGCGCTGACATCGCAGTCACAGGG TTTCTTAAAAGATGTCCAAAGAACAAAGGAGGAATAATATGGTACGAACAATGTTTTCTCTATGTTACTGCGTTCGGTGATTCAATAAGAATTAAAACTAATTACAAGAATATTTTTTCTATGTACAACCCAAACAATGTGAGAGGGGATGGAAAATTATTTGCCAAGAGGACAGTGGATTTTTTCTCTGAGCTAACACTTAAAGTGGAGAAATCCGCCAAATACAATCGCGTCATATTTTACGCAGCAGGGGAAAAAAAACTTGGAAAAAATACATTATATGCAATGGTGCAGTGTGTAGAACTAACATTAGATTGTAAAACTTGTTTGGCATGGAGTATCACAAAAATTTTCATGAACAGCGACATTAAACAAGGAGGGAGAGTTTTTGGTATGAACTGTGAGATAAGATATGAGCTATACCCTTTTTTTAGGAGTTAA
- the LOC108862593 gene encoding uncharacterized protein LOC108862593 isoform X2, producing the protein MEDHPHDESFDLQEIRSRVKELEYLRRNCIDETGESVPSLAQDFALELETKMKIVEDYYDHDFDSMDVEESDAYLEYLRKELHSAEAQTAKVSQEIERLSISHAQDSTSLVSDLEGLLFSLDFLSSQDVDKSKENLPSSIPMEVFDVDYDDKFKIEEKKAILKSSEDLDSVRKRLDAAEQVEDAFAGLKVLKFDENFITLQLRTCIPKLDGLLGQHELVHNTQPSELIHELLIHLKDKTTEITKVEMLPNDVYIGDIIDAADSLRQITLHSALPETRSSLQWLAAKVEERIISATLRKYMVKSSKTVRQTFEYYDKDETIVAHIAGGIDAFLKVSDSWPLLNSPLKLASLKNSENHSNGISLSLICKVEELANSLDLQTRQNLSSFMDAIEKILVQQSREELHFSEPSQK; encoded by the exons ATGGAAGATCATCCTCATGATGAATCATTCGACCTTCAAGAGATTCGcag CCGCGTGAAAGAGCTCGAGTACCTTCGCCGTAATTGCATAGACGAAACTGGAGAATCGGTTCCTTCTTTGGCCCAAGATTTCGCTCTTGAGCTTGAG ACAAAGATGAAGATTGTTGAAGATTATTATGACCATGATTTTGATTCAATGGAtgttgaagagtcag ATGCTTACTTGGAGTATTTGAGAAAGGAGCTTCATTCTGCTGAGGCTCAAACCGCCAAGGTTTCTCAAGAAATTGAACGTCTTTCTATCTCTCATGCCCAAG ATTCTACTAGCCTGGTATCGGATCTGGAAGGTCTTCTTTTCTCCCTGGATTTTCTCTCATCTCAG GATGTGGATAAGTCAAAAGAGAACCTACCATCCAGCATCCCAATGGAAGTATTTGATGTGGATTATGACGACAAATTTAAG ATTGAAGAGAAAAAGGCGATTCTCAAGTCATCGGAAGATCTGGATTCTGTACGTAAAAG GCTTGATGCTGCAGAGCAGGTCGAGGACGCATTCGCAGGCTTGAAGGTCCTCAAGTTTGATGAAAACTTCATTACGCTCCAACTGCGAACATGTATTCCAAAACTAGATGGCTTGCTTGGACAGCACGAACTTGTGCACAATACTCAACCATCTGAATTGATCCATGAATTGCTAATTCATCTTAAGGATAAAACTACAGAGATAACAAAAGTTGAG ATGCTTCCGAATGATGTATATATAGGAGACATCATTGACGCTGCTGATTCTCTCAG GCAGATAACGTTACATTCTGCATTGCCAGAGACAAGATCTTCACTCCAGTGGCTTGCCGCCAAGGTGGAAGAAAGAATAATTTCGGCCactttaagaaaatatatggtTAAAAGTTCAAAAACAGTCAG GCAAACGTTTGAATACTACGACAAAGATGAAACAATTGTGGCTCATATAGCAGGAGGTATCGATGCATTTTTAAAAGTCTCTGATAGTTGGCCGCTGCTGAATTCTCCACTCAAGCTCGCATCTCTCAAGAACTCTGAGAATCATTCAAATGGAATTTCGCTGAGCCTAATCTGCAAAGTAGAA GAACTAGCGAATTCACTGGATTTACAGACCCGGCAAAACTTATCAAGCTTTATGGATGCTATTGAGAAGATACTTGTGCAGCAAAGTCGTGAGGAACTCCATTTCAGTGAACCTTCCCAAAAGTGA
- the LOC108862593 gene encoding uncharacterized protein LOC108862593 isoform X1, whose protein sequence is MEDHPHDESFDLQEIRSRVKELEYLRRNCIDETGESVPSLAQDFALELETKMKIVEDYYDHDFDSMDVEESDAYLEYLRKELHSAEAQTAKVSQEIERLSISHAQDSTSLVSDLEGLLFSLDFLSSQDVDKSKENLPSSIPMEVFDVDYDDKFKMFELENQIEEKKAILKSSEDLDSVRKRLDAAEQVEDAFAGLKVLKFDENFITLQLRTCIPKLDGLLGQHELVHNTQPSELIHELLIHLKDKTTEITKVEMLPNDVYIGDIIDAADSLRQITLHSALPETRSSLQWLAAKVEERIISATLRKYMVKSSKTVRQTFEYYDKDETIVAHIAGGIDAFLKVSDSWPLLNSPLKLASLKNSENHSNGISLSLICKVEELANSLDLQTRQNLSSFMDAIEKILVQQSREELHFSEPSQK, encoded by the exons ATGGAAGATCATCCTCATGATGAATCATTCGACCTTCAAGAGATTCGcag CCGCGTGAAAGAGCTCGAGTACCTTCGCCGTAATTGCATAGACGAAACTGGAGAATCGGTTCCTTCTTTGGCCCAAGATTTCGCTCTTGAGCTTGAG ACAAAGATGAAGATTGTTGAAGATTATTATGACCATGATTTTGATTCAATGGAtgttgaagagtcag ATGCTTACTTGGAGTATTTGAGAAAGGAGCTTCATTCTGCTGAGGCTCAAACCGCCAAGGTTTCTCAAGAAATTGAACGTCTTTCTATCTCTCATGCCCAAG ATTCTACTAGCCTGGTATCGGATCTGGAAGGTCTTCTTTTCTCCCTGGATTTTCTCTCATCTCAG GATGTGGATAAGTCAAAAGAGAACCTACCATCCAGCATCCCAATGGAAGTATTTGATGTGGATTATGACGACAAATTTAAG ATGTTTGAACTTGAAAATCAGATTGAAGAGAAAAAGGCGATTCTCAAGTCATCGGAAGATCTGGATTCTGTACGTAAAAG GCTTGATGCTGCAGAGCAGGTCGAGGACGCATTCGCAGGCTTGAAGGTCCTCAAGTTTGATGAAAACTTCATTACGCTCCAACTGCGAACATGTATTCCAAAACTAGATGGCTTGCTTGGACAGCACGAACTTGTGCACAATACTCAACCATCTGAATTGATCCATGAATTGCTAATTCATCTTAAGGATAAAACTACAGAGATAACAAAAGTTGAG ATGCTTCCGAATGATGTATATATAGGAGACATCATTGACGCTGCTGATTCTCTCAG GCAGATAACGTTACATTCTGCATTGCCAGAGACAAGATCTTCACTCCAGTGGCTTGCCGCCAAGGTGGAAGAAAGAATAATTTCGGCCactttaagaaaatatatggtTAAAAGTTCAAAAACAGTCAG GCAAACGTTTGAATACTACGACAAAGATGAAACAATTGTGGCTCATATAGCAGGAGGTATCGATGCATTTTTAAAAGTCTCTGATAGTTGGCCGCTGCTGAATTCTCCACTCAAGCTCGCATCTCTCAAGAACTCTGAGAATCATTCAAATGGAATTTCGCTGAGCCTAATCTGCAAAGTAGAA GAACTAGCGAATTCACTGGATTTACAGACCCGGCAAAACTTATCAAGCTTTATGGATGCTATTGAGAAGATACTTGTGCAGCAAAGTCGTGAGGAACTCCATTTCAGTGAACCTTCCCAAAAGTGA